The following are encoded together in the Adhaeribacter arboris genome:
- a CDS encoding T9SS type A sorting domain-containing protein, producing MKQPITKIYRLRWQCFKPIFYGCSWVGMYLLFTITLPTQTFAQNIQWDKTFGGNNNEYLSVVQQTKDGGFILGGTSKSGINGDKTQNNRGESDFWIVKLNADGSKAWDKTFGGIANDQLSAVQQTADGGFILGGNSTSGKSGDKSQAEKGLGDFWIVKLDSDGNKTWDKTIGGTGYDALSTLKQTSDGGYILGCSSSSDKSGDKSENNKGTVSAAGNPTSDFWIVKLKSDGTKEWDKTFGGSGEDGLQSLQQTQEGGYILGGISYSDKSGDKTEANRGCLPDYCHGDYWVVKIDNTGNKQWDKTFGGVLDDKLTSLQQTTDKGYILGGYSESFADGDKTEGNKSRIPAWDYWIVKLGANGVKIWDKTFGGEYDDLLTNLQPTQDGGYILGGYSYSKISGDKSEANEGDRYSPDYWILKINSTGTKIWDKTFGGKEYDELFSLQQSQDGGYILGGHSSSGISGSKTEATRGGTDFWVIKLSEKATQTITFAPISDKTILDAPFPITAKASSGLPVTFRIQPNLAKVKGDILTPTGIGKVTVIAFQAGNASYAPAEAKQIFTIKPTTLLTKQWDKTIGGNNNDVLVSFKPTSDGGYILGGYSTSTDNGDKTEATRDTSQFSLFQGDYWIVKLKYDGSEEWDKTFGGNNQDLLHSIQQTQDGGYILGGTSFSGQSGDKSEPNKGPLNSFGEPTSDFWLLKLNAAGNKVWDKTIGGASADQLFSLELTKDGGYILGGTSYSGLSGDKSEAAKGMNDFSTPTSDYWVVKINSKGIKEWDKTIGTSLDDEFRKIQQTREGGYILGGYTLAGKSGDKTEPNKGHRNYSDYWIIKLNATGGKIWDKTIGSRGGDELTTLQQTQDGGYIVGGLSGSQVSGDKTERTKGAGDYWVVKLKADGSKEWDKTIGSSNADQLTSLHQTQDGGYILGGYSLSGISGDKSEPKRGNTYNFSDYWVVKLKADGTKTWDKTFGSIHDEQLAEVYQTQDGNFILGGTSWATDPSDDKSELGKGESDFWIVKLEDNTVDKSAWNMRYGGASFDQLTSVIQTSDGGYLSGGYTYSGSSGDKTQDTQGKIDYWIVKSDKKGRKLWDKRYGGTFDDFLNRVIQTQDGGYLLAGTSRSNKNGDKSEVSRDAGKNYFKEGDFWLVKVDSLGNKQWDKTLGGSGLDELEKVIQLSSGEYVLAGYSNSPVSGEKSQDTQGGSDYWLVKVSAKGTKIWDKRFGGTLDEVLGSFTQTQDGGFLLGGTSYSGRNRDKSEMSRGKSDYWIVRTDKDGNKLWDKTFGGSGEDYLRSLGRSNGGNFFLAGTSSSPKSGEKSQAGYLDEVGYATSDYWLIKIDAQGNKVWDKTFGSKQGAGLQASTRTNDGGYVLAGISSSDKGGDKTENGKGNRDYWVVKLDANGIVQWDKTIGGTERDDLRTVFQTNDGGLLLGGSSNSPVSGDKTQPSRGFSDYWLVKLAPETSSIAATREASIIEESLALINLITAYPNPVREKVTIKFTLPQTEAATVKIYDSQGQEVTTLFQGEAKAKQTYQLKWQAGNKQADLYFLQLQTPTLRQQQKLLLSK from the coding sequence ATGAAACAACCCATTACCAAAATTTACCGCTTACGTTGGCAATGCTTTAAACCTATTTTTTATGGGTGTTCCTGGGTGGGCATGTATTTGTTGTTTACAATTACCCTTCCAACTCAAACCTTTGCCCAAAACATTCAATGGGATAAAACTTTTGGCGGGAATAATAATGAATATCTATCAGTGGTTCAGCAAACCAAGGACGGTGGTTTTATTCTGGGCGGCACTTCTAAATCGGGGATAAACGGAGATAAAACCCAAAATAATAGAGGAGAATCCGATTTTTGGATAGTAAAATTAAATGCGGATGGCTCTAAAGCCTGGGATAAAACTTTTGGGGGTATTGCTAATGATCAATTATCGGCTGTTCAACAAACTGCGGATGGCGGTTTTATACTGGGTGGCAATTCTACATCAGGCAAATCGGGGGATAAATCACAAGCCGAAAAAGGGTTGGGTGATTTCTGGATTGTGAAACTTGATTCTGATGGCAATAAAACCTGGGATAAAACCATTGGTGGGACAGGATACGATGCTTTAAGCACCCTCAAGCAGACTAGCGACGGAGGCTATATTCTGGGGTGTAGTTCATCTTCGGACAAAAGTGGTGATAAAAGCGAAAACAATAAAGGAACGGTTAGTGCTGCGGGAAATCCTACTTCTGACTTTTGGATAGTTAAGTTAAAATCCGATGGCACAAAAGAATGGGATAAAACTTTTGGGGGTAGTGGTGAAGACGGTTTACAATCCTTGCAACAAACTCAGGAAGGCGGCTATATACTCGGCGGAATTTCTTACTCAGACAAAAGTGGCGATAAAACAGAAGCTAATCGGGGTTGTTTACCGGATTACTGCCATGGTGATTACTGGGTGGTAAAAATTGATAACACCGGTAATAAACAATGGGATAAAACTTTCGGCGGTGTTTTGGATGATAAACTAACTTCTCTCCAGCAAACTACTGATAAAGGTTATATTCTGGGTGGTTATTCGGAATCTTTCGCGGATGGTGATAAAACAGAAGGCAATAAAAGCCGGATTCCGGCTTGGGATTATTGGATAGTGAAGTTAGGTGCTAATGGAGTTAAGATATGGGATAAAACTTTTGGCGGGGAGTACGATGATTTACTTACCAACCTGCAGCCAACCCAAGATGGGGGTTACATTCTGGGAGGGTATTCTTATTCTAAAATATCCGGCGATAAATCAGAAGCCAATGAAGGGGATCGGTATTCTCCGGATTATTGGATACTTAAAATAAATTCAACTGGCACCAAAATATGGGATAAGACTTTTGGGGGTAAAGAGTATGATGAACTGTTTTCTTTGCAGCAATCCCAGGATGGAGGCTATATCTTAGGCGGCCATTCCAGTTCTGGTATAAGCGGAAGTAAAACCGAAGCCACCAGAGGTGGAACAGATTTCTGGGTAATAAAACTATCGGAAAAAGCAACTCAAACCATCACCTTCGCTCCTATTTCCGATAAAACCATTTTAGATGCTCCATTCCCTATTACCGCTAAAGCTAGTTCCGGCTTACCGGTTACTTTTAGAATTCAGCCAAATCTGGCAAAAGTTAAAGGCGATATTCTCACCCCCACCGGAATAGGAAAGGTTACTGTCATTGCTTTTCAGGCGGGTAATGCTTCCTACGCTCCTGCCGAAGCTAAACAAATCTTTACGATAAAACCGACCACTTTGCTTACAAAACAATGGGATAAAACCATTGGCGGGAACAACAATGATGTTTTAGTTTCTTTTAAACCAACCAGCGATGGAGGTTATATTTTGGGTGGTTATTCAACTTCTACCGATAATGGTGATAAAACCGAAGCTACCCGCGATACCAGTCAATTTTCGTTGTTCCAGGGAGATTATTGGATAGTTAAACTAAAATACGATGGCTCGGAAGAATGGGACAAAACTTTTGGGGGTAATAATCAGGATTTATTACATTCTATCCAGCAAACTCAAGATGGGGGCTATATTCTGGGAGGAACTTCTTTTTCCGGCCAATCCGGCGATAAATCAGAACCTAATAAAGGCCCACTTAATAGTTTTGGTGAACCTACCTCGGATTTCTGGTTGCTAAAATTAAACGCCGCTGGTAATAAAGTTTGGGACAAAACCATAGGCGGAGCTAGTGCCGACCAGTTATTCTCCTTAGAACTGACTAAAGACGGGGGCTACATTCTGGGAGGAACTTCCTATTCCGGGTTATCTGGGGATAAATCCGAAGCTGCCAAAGGAATGAACGATTTTAGCACCCCCACCTCCGATTACTGGGTGGTAAAAATAAATAGCAAAGGGATAAAAGAATGGGATAAAACAATTGGTACCAGCCTGGATGATGAATTCCGGAAAATTCAGCAAACCCGGGAGGGTGGGTACATACTAGGAGGATATACTTTAGCAGGTAAAAGCGGAGATAAAACAGAACCTAACAAGGGCCATCGGAATTATTCTGACTATTGGATAATTAAATTAAATGCTACTGGGGGTAAAATTTGGGATAAAACCATTGGCAGTAGAGGAGGCGACGAACTAACTACTCTCCAGCAAACCCAGGATGGAGGCTATATTGTGGGTGGTCTTTCCGGCTCCCAGGTTTCTGGCGATAAAACCGAAAGAACAAAAGGTGCTGGGGATTATTGGGTAGTAAAGCTGAAAGCGGATGGAAGCAAAGAGTGGGATAAAACCATTGGCAGCAGCAATGCCGACCAATTAACATCCTTGCACCAAACCCAGGACGGCGGTTACATTCTGGGCGGCTATTCCTTATCTGGCATCAGCGGAGATAAATCAGAGCCGAAAAGAGGTAACACCTATAACTTTAGTGATTATTGGGTGGTAAAGTTAAAGGCGGATGGTACAAAAACCTGGGATAAAACTTTTGGTAGTATTCATGATGAACAGTTAGCAGAAGTTTACCAAACCCAGGATGGAAACTTTATTTTAGGTGGTACCTCCTGGGCTACCGATCCGAGCGATGATAAATCTGAACTGGGGAAAGGTGAAAGCGATTTCTGGATTGTAAAACTAGAAGATAATACCGTCGATAAGTCTGCCTGGAATATGCGATATGGGGGAGCAAGTTTTGACCAATTAACTTCGGTTATCCAGACTTCCGATGGGGGCTACCTATCCGGAGGCTATACTTATTCGGGAAGTAGCGGGGATAAAACCCAAGACACCCAGGGTAAGATCGATTACTGGATTGTAAAATCAGATAAGAAAGGCAGAAAACTTTGGGACAAACGTTATGGAGGCACTTTCGATGATTTTCTCAACCGGGTTATTCAAACCCAAGATGGTGGGTATTTACTGGCGGGCACCTCGCGTTCAAATAAAAATGGGGATAAAAGCGAGGTAAGCCGCGATGCCGGAAAAAACTATTTTAAAGAGGGTGATTTTTGGCTGGTAAAAGTAGATTCTTTAGGCAACAAGCAATGGGATAAAACTCTGGGAGGAAGTGGTTTGGATGAATTAGAAAAAGTCATCCAGCTTTCTTCCGGTGAGTACGTGTTGGCCGGTTATAGCAATTCTCCGGTTAGTGGCGAAAAAAGCCAGGATACCCAGGGTGGGTCTGATTACTGGCTGGTGAAAGTAAGCGCCAAGGGCACAAAAATCTGGGACAAGCGCTTTGGTGGTACTTTGGATGAAGTTTTAGGTAGCTTTACCCAAACCCAGGATGGTGGCTTTTTGCTGGGGGGCACTTCTTACTCGGGTAGAAATCGGGACAAATCAGAGATGAGTCGGGGTAAAAGTGATTATTGGATAGTTAGAACCGATAAGGATGGTAATAAGCTTTGGGATAAAACCTTCGGGGGTAGCGGCGAGGATTACCTTAGGTCTCTTGGCCGGAGTAATGGCGGTAATTTCTTTCTGGCCGGCACAAGTAGTTCACCTAAAAGTGGCGAGAAAAGCCAAGCAGGATACCTGGATGAAGTGGGTTATGCAACCTCAGATTATTGGTTAATTAAAATAGATGCTCAAGGCAATAAAGTTTGGGATAAAACTTTTGGCAGTAAACAAGGTGCTGGCCTGCAAGCCAGCACCCGCACCAATGATGGCGGATACGTACTAGCGGGTATTTCCTCTTCTGATAAGGGTGGCGATAAAACTGAAAATGGAAAAGGTAACCGGGATTACTGGGTCGTAAAGCTGGATGCCAATGGTATAGTACAATGGGACAAAACTATTGGGGGTACAGAGAGAGATGATTTACGCACCGTTTTCCAAACCAACGATGGGGGCTTACTTTTAGGAGGAAGTTCTAATTCTCCGGTGAGCGGGGATAAAACTCAACCCAGCCGAGGCTTTTCGGATTACTGGCTGGTAAAACTCGCCCCGGAAACTTCTTCAATCGCAGCCACCCGGGAAGCTAGTATAATAGAAGAATCACTTGCTCTAATTAATCTCATTACGGCATACCCCAATCCTGTTCGGGAAAAAGTAACCATAAAGTTTACTCTACCGCAAACTGAGGCAGCTACGGTAAAAATCTACGATAGCCAGGGGCAAGAAGTAACTACCTTGTTTCAGGGAGAAGCGAAAGCGAAGCAAACCTACCAGCTAAAATGGCAAGCCGGTAATAAACAGGCTGATCTGTATTTCCTGCAACTGCAAACCCCTACCCTGCGTCAACAGCAAAAACTACTTCTAAGCAAATAA
- a CDS encoding T9SS type A sorting domain-containing protein, translated as MQKQFTRFHQWCGMRPSRVNFYGCWVSMFLALSIALPITTFAQNKLWDKTLGGDKDERLNVMIATPDGGYLLGGYSTSDKNGDKSEPNRGIASENGSYSSDYWVVKINAAGQKVWDKTYGGNHSDNLTALIATPDGGYLLGGVSDSDSGGDKSQGKKDTNFSDLIGDYWIIKVDSNGKKIWDRTFGGNKLDELTALATTPDGGYLVGGNSYSGKSGDKSSIAPGSWLLKIDSAGKKVWDMNYSYLFNVRQIKNLPNGGYVLGGSGSSSEGKTGYTVGKINAAGNTLWNKTYGGDLPNNLYSLLLTADGGYILGGYSESGKSGDKTSTYVGYWVVKLNANGEKVWDKSYGGSYQDNFRDMVAAPDGGYLLGGTSIRGKGGDKTEDKRGYWVVKINEKGTKLWEKTFGGLTSYFYLTSLVATTDTNFLLGGYSNSGINGDKSEPNNGEANYDNNDYWIVKVSDTNKKSQTITFAKQPLTKTLGDAPFTLSAQASSGLPVNFSLVSGPATLNNNTLTLTGTGLVIVKASQSGNATYSAAPAATQTIIVDSSSPVTKLWDKTYGGIYNDRLTDLLATPDGGHLIEGVSRLNLSLEPGFSIIKINKDGKPEWRKDLGGDSDTRLFKGITTNDGGYLFGGSTHLQSLDDDSYEFLVVKTTSDGTKVWEKRFHGPGILADLIATPDGGYLLGGKTNEYEGKDKSEKSRGKTDYWVVKIDAMGNKLWDKTLGGTESEELASLIVAPDGGYLIGGSSYSGQGGDKSEAGTIDESGNPTADYWVVKIDTQGKKLWDKTFRGNKDDNLRALAIAAEGGYLLAGTSLSGKGHDKSEPQKSGCTDLGYGECADYWVIRINNQGAKLWDKTLGTGSREDLARVLATSDGGYLLAGSSFANINNDKSQFKRGGSDYWVLKINSSGAKVWDKTYGGSGYENLSGLVTTTDGNYLLGGTSISETNGDKEAPRLDKHPSQVGDFWLVKIKDESTQTNSAWNLRYGGTGNEGFTSIIKTSDGGYLSGGYTNSGISGDKTQSSQGKNDYWIVKTDAKGKKLWDKRYGGSGDDYLNRIIQTQDGGYLLAGSSLSGISGDKSQASRGNRDFWIIKISSTGVKQWDKRYGGSGYDELKKVIQLSSGEYILAGYSNSPASGDKSQGSQGGNDYWLVKISNTGTKIWDKRYGGSLNETLTGIVQTSDNGFLLGGSSLSGKNGNKSEVSRGNSDFWLVRIDKNGDKLWDKTYGGSGEDEAYSLGNAGSNFFISGQSDSPAGADKTRDSQGVIDFWFIKVTGSGEKVWDKRFGGSGADELRASIQTSDGGYILAGKSYSNKSGNKRQDSQGSSDYWIVKTDADGMYQWSKTFGGSGAEELRAVIQTSDNGLLLAGKSDSGVSGDRTQPSQGGFDYWLVKVDPETMPIVAEREVLATEKSVALFEKMLLQAYPNPAKEQVTVKFSLPLTQKATVKIYDSQGREVSTLFQGEVQANQLYQVQWPATNHQAGLYFLQLQTPTLRQQQKLLLTK; from the coding sequence ATGCAAAAACAATTTACTCGCTTTCACCAATGGTGCGGAATGCGCCCTAGTCGTGTTAATTTTTATGGTTGCTGGGTAAGCATGTTCTTGGCTTTAAGTATAGCGCTGCCTATCACAACTTTTGCACAAAATAAACTCTGGGACAAAACTCTTGGTGGCGATAAAGATGAAAGACTCAATGTCATGATCGCCACTCCGGATGGCGGGTACCTGCTCGGTGGTTACTCTACTTCCGATAAAAATGGCGATAAGAGCGAACCTAACCGAGGAATCGCAAGCGAAAATGGTTCATATTCTTCCGATTACTGGGTGGTAAAGATTAACGCTGCTGGTCAAAAAGTTTGGGATAAAACCTATGGCGGAAACCACTCCGATAATCTTACAGCTTTAATAGCTACCCCGGATGGCGGCTACCTGCTTGGCGGTGTTTCCGATTCAGATAGCGGTGGCGATAAAAGCCAAGGAAAAAAGGATACTAATTTCTCCGACCTTATTGGCGACTATTGGATAATAAAAGTAGATAGCAATGGCAAAAAAATCTGGGACAGAACCTTCGGTGGAAATAAGTTGGATGAGCTAACCGCATTGGCAACTACTCCAGATGGCGGGTATTTAGTAGGTGGCAACTCCTATTCCGGCAAATCCGGGGATAAAAGTTCCATTGCTCCAGGCTCCTGGTTACTCAAGATCGACTCGGCGGGAAAAAAGGTTTGGGATATGAATTACAGTTATTTATTCAACGTCCGGCAGATCAAAAATTTACCAAACGGAGGCTATGTATTAGGCGGATCAGGATCTTCGTCTGAAGGTAAAACCGGCTACACCGTAGGTAAGATCAATGCCGCAGGAAATACTCTTTGGAATAAAACGTATGGGGGTGATTTACCCAATAATTTGTATTCCCTGCTGCTTACCGCAGATGGCGGTTATATACTGGGCGGCTATTCTGAGTCGGGTAAAAGCGGGGATAAGACTAGTACTTACGTGGGTTATTGGGTAGTAAAGTTAAACGCTAATGGCGAAAAAGTCTGGGATAAAAGCTATGGCGGTAGCTATCAAGATAATTTTCGCGATATGGTAGCCGCACCGGATGGCGGTTATTTACTAGGTGGCACTTCCATAAGGGGCAAAGGAGGCGACAAAACGGAAGATAAAAGAGGTTATTGGGTAGTAAAGATTAATGAAAAAGGCACCAAACTCTGGGAAAAAACTTTTGGCGGTTTAACTTCCTATTTTTACCTGACTTCTTTAGTAGCTACCACCGATACTAATTTCTTGTTGGGCGGTTATTCCAATTCAGGTATAAACGGTGATAAAAGCGAACCTAATAATGGCGAGGCCAACTATGATAATAATGACTACTGGATCGTTAAAGTATCCGATACGAATAAAAAATCCCAAACCATTACTTTTGCTAAGCAGCCTTTAACTAAAACCCTCGGCGATGCTCCTTTTACCTTATCGGCGCAGGCAAGTTCCGGGTTACCGGTAAATTTTAGCCTCGTTTCCGGTCCGGCTACCCTTAATAACAACACCCTTACGCTTACCGGTACCGGTTTAGTAATCGTAAAAGCTTCCCAATCGGGTAATGCTACCTACAGTGCCGCGCCGGCCGCAACGCAAACCATTATTGTCGATAGTTCTTCGCCGGTTACTAAACTTTGGGATAAAACGTACGGCGGCATTTACAACGACCGGCTCACAGATCTATTAGCCACCCCGGATGGAGGGCATTTAATTGAAGGTGTTTCCCGTCTCAATTTGAGTTTAGAACCGGGCTTTTCCATAATAAAAATTAATAAAGATGGGAAGCCGGAGTGGCGCAAAGACTTAGGAGGTGACTCGGATACCCGGCTTTTTAAAGGAATAACTACTAATGATGGGGGGTATTTGTTTGGGGGCTCCACTCATTTACAATCCCTTGACGATGATAGTTATGAGTTCCTGGTTGTAAAAACAACCAGTGATGGTACCAAAGTGTGGGAAAAGCGGTTTCATGGGCCGGGTATTCTGGCGGATTTAATTGCCACGCCGGACGGTGGTTATTTGCTCGGCGGCAAAACCAACGAATATGAAGGAAAAGATAAAAGCGAGAAGAGCCGGGGAAAAACGGACTACTGGGTAGTAAAAATAGATGCCATGGGCAATAAACTCTGGGATAAAACTTTAGGAGGTACTGAGAGTGAGGAGCTGGCATCGCTAATAGTCGCACCGGACGGCGGTTACCTGATAGGCGGTTCTTCTTATTCAGGACAAGGGGGCGATAAAAGCGAAGCAGGAACCATAGATGAATCCGGTAACCCAACTGCCGATTATTGGGTGGTTAAGATCGACACGCAAGGTAAAAAGCTGTGGGATAAAACCTTCCGCGGAAATAAAGATGATAACCTCCGGGCGCTGGCAATAGCCGCTGAGGGAGGCTATTTACTCGCTGGCACCTCTTTGTCGGGTAAAGGCCATGATAAGAGTGAGCCGCAAAAAAGCGGTTGCACCGATTTAGGATATGGCGAATGCGCGGATTATTGGGTAATAAGGATAAATAACCAAGGCGCGAAGCTTTGGGATAAAACTTTGGGTACGGGAAGCAGGGAAGACCTCGCGCGCGTATTAGCCACTTCGGATGGGGGCTACCTATTAGCAGGAAGTTCTTTTGCGAACATAAATAACGACAAAAGCCAATTTAAACGGGGTGGCTCCGACTACTGGGTTTTAAAAATTAATAGTTCGGGTGCGAAAGTGTGGGATAAAACCTATGGGGGAAGTGGATACGAAAATTTATCTGGTCTGGTAACTACTACGGATGGTAATTATTTACTGGGTGGTACTTCTATATCCGAAACAAATGGCGACAAGGAGGCTCCTAGATTAGACAAACACCCTAGCCAGGTAGGGGATTTCTGGCTGGTGAAAATAAAAGACGAATCTACCCAAACCAATTCTGCCTGGAACCTGCGCTATGGGGGTACGGGTAACGAAGGCTTTACTAGCATCATCAAAACTTCGGATGGCGGTTACTTATCGGGTGGCTATACCAACTCGGGTATCAGTGGCGATAAAACACAAAGCAGTCAGGGCAAAAACGACTACTGGATCGTAAAAACCGATGCGAAAGGTAAAAAACTCTGGGATAAACGCTATGGTGGTTCCGGGGATGATTACTTAAACCGTATTATTCAAACGCAGGATGGTGGTTATTTACTGGCTGGCTCGTCGCTTTCGGGTATTAGTGGCGACAAGAGCCAGGCTAGCCGCGGCAACCGGGATTTCTGGATTATCAAAATAAGCAGTACCGGCGTAAAACAATGGGATAAACGCTACGGCGGCAGCGGTTACGACGAACTTAAAAAAGTAATTCAACTTTCCAGCGGGGAGTATATTTTAGCCGGTTACAGCAACTCTCCGGCCAGCGGCGATAAAAGCCAGGGTAGCCAAGGGGGCAACGATTACTGGTTAGTAAAAATAAGTAATACCGGCACCAAGATTTGGGACAAACGCTACGGGGGCAGCTTAAACGAAACCCTCACCGGTATTGTGCAAACTTCGGATAACGGCTTTTTACTGGGAGGCAGCTCTTTATCGGGTAAGAATGGGAACAAGAGTGAAGTAAGCCGCGGCAACAGTGATTTCTGGCTGGTTCGAATAGATAAAAATGGAGATAAACTGTGGGATAAAACCTACGGCGGCAGCGGCGAAGACGAAGCTTACTCACTCGGAAATGCAGGTAGCAATTTCTTTATTTCCGGCCAGAGCGATTCCCCGGCCGGAGCCGACAAAACCCGGGACAGCCAGGGAGTCATTGATTTTTGGTTTATCAAGGTAACCGGTTCTGGCGAGAAAGTGTGGGACAAGCGTTTTGGTGGTTCGGGAGCCGATGAACTGCGGGCCAGCATTCAGACCAGCGATGGCGGCTATATTTTAGCGGGTAAATCTTACTCCAATAAGAGCGGCAACAAACGACAAGACAGCCAAGGCTCCAGTGATTACTGGATCGTGAAAACGGATGCCGACGGTATGTACCAGTGGAGCAAAACGTTTGGGGGCAGCGGGGCCGAAGAACTACGAGCGGTGATCCAGACGAGTGATAATGGTTTGCTCTTAGCCGGTAAGTCAGATTCTGGGGTGAGCGGCGACCGTACCCAGCCCAGTCAGGGAGGTTTCGATTATTGGTTGGTGAAAGTAGATCCGGAAACCATGCCGATAGTGGCCGAAAGAGAAGTCTTGGCAACAGAAAAATCCGTAGCTCTATTCGAAAAAATGCTCTTACAGGCTTACCCTAATCCGGCGAAAGAACAAGTTACCGTCAAGTTTAGCTTACCCTTAACCCAAAAAGCCACCGTGAAAATCTACGACAGCCAGGGCCGGGAAGTAAGCACTTTGTTTCAAGGCGAAGTCCAAGCGAACCAGCTGTACCAGGTACAATGGCCAGCGACCAACCACCAGGCCGGGCTGTATTTTTTACAATTGCAAACCCCTACCCTGCGCCAACAGCAAAAATTATTGTTAACAAAGTAA